One genomic segment of Balneolaceae bacterium includes these proteins:
- a CDS encoding cold shock domain-containing protein, whose product MMPQQGKVKFFDTQKGFGFIKPDDGGKDIFVHRNNIPNLGPNQGLEDDESVEFEVEDTPKGPSAVNVESLDYV is encoded by the coding sequence ATTATGCCACAACAAGGAAAAGTAAAATTTTTTGACACACAAAAAGGATTTGGATTCATCAAGCCGGACGACGGTGGAAAAGATATTTTTGTTCACAGAAACAATATTCCCAATCTTGGACCCAACCAAGGGTTAGAAGATGACGAAAGCGTAGAATTTGAGGTTGAAGATACCCCGAAAGGACCCAGCGCAGTAAATGTAGAGAGCCTGGACTACGTATAA
- a CDS encoding cold shock domain-containing protein → MSQQGKVKFFDKTKGFGFIKPDEGGKDIFVHRNNIPDLGPNQGLEDGEKVEFDVEDSPKGPSAVNVKSLDYE, encoded by the coding sequence ATGTCACAACAAGGAAAAGTTAAATTCTTTGACAAAACAAAAGGCTTTGGATTTATTAAGCCCGATGAAGGCGGAAAAGATATTTTTGTTCACAGAAACAATATCCCGGATCTCGGACCTAATCAAGGGTTGGAAGATGGTGAAAAGGTAGAATTCGATGTTGAAGATTCTCCCAAAGGCCCTAGCGCTGTAAACGTCAAGAGTTTGGATTACGAATAA
- a CDS encoding anti-sigma factor, whose translation MTEQEQHNDFEALCAGYVLDALTDEENRQFEKMLRNATPEQIQLFEEMMEIRDELALASEPISPSPHVEEDIMAAITDKPEKQQPDEAENRSGSTNIIPIWAYRAAAAILLIASLTFVYITFDLSETVDSQQSQISELQSQLDRQEQLLTVLSGREVTLVNMNGLDPSPEGYGKIIWDPNQGEAILQLANLPAPPQNKDYQLWLIKAGQNPISAGVFNFEQPSTDLFFRVEKLNEEPSEESNTFAVTLEPKGGVPQPTGDMFLLGEQQ comes from the coding sequence ATGACAGAACAAGAACAACATAACGACTTTGAAGCTCTCTGTGCCGGCTATGTGCTGGATGCACTGACGGATGAGGAGAACCGCCAGTTTGAGAAGATGCTGCGCAATGCCACTCCCGAACAGATTCAACTGTTTGAGGAGATGATGGAAATTCGCGATGAACTGGCTCTTGCTTCTGAACCAATATCACCTTCGCCGCACGTTGAAGAGGATATTATGGCAGCCATCACGGATAAGCCTGAAAAACAACAACCTGATGAGGCTGAAAACAGATCCGGTTCTACAAACATAATACCGATATGGGCATACCGGGCGGCTGCAGCAATCCTGCTTATTGCTTCCCTGACTTTTGTATACATTACATTTGATCTGTCTGAAACTGTTGATTCTCAACAATCACAAATTTCTGAACTACAGAGTCAACTTGATCGTCAGGAACAGCTTTTAACCGTTCTGTCCGGACGGGAAGTTACACTTGTGAATATGAATGGCTTGGATCCAAGCCCCGAAGGTTATGGAAAAATTATCTGGGATCCCAACCAGGGTGAAGCCATTTTGCAACTGGCTAATTTGCCTGCACCTCCGCAAAACAAAGATTACCAACTCTGGTTGATTAAAGCGGGTCAGAATCCAATTAGCGCCGGTGTTTTTAATTTTGAGCAGCCATCTACTGACTTGTTTTTCCGTGTTGAAAAACTGAATGAAGAGCCTTCGGAGGAATCTAATACATTTGCGGTAACCCTTGAACCGAAGGGTGGAGTTCCTCAACCTACCGGTGATATGTTCTTACTTGGTGAGCAACAGTAA
- a CDS encoding sigma-70 family RNA polymerase sigma factor, which produces MILYWLVTFIAFAKHSTKDEEWMQQIQNGDTTAMKLLYNKYKNLLFGLIVSILKNREEAEDCLQEVFTQAWEKADQFDASRGKVYTFLVTMARNKAIDRTRSRAYKDSEKEDHIINDFTLTLEGEFNNPHEQMELTERAKIVRSALNQLSEKERKVLYVSYFNGMSQSEISDKLDIPLGTVKYRMRQGMIKLRDMLVPDDQQ; this is translated from the coding sequence GTGATCCTCTACTGGCTGGTAACTTTTATCGCTTTTGCAAAACATTCCACAAAGGATGAGGAATGGATGCAACAAATTCAAAATGGGGATACAACCGCTATGAAGCTTTTATATAATAAGTATAAAAATCTTCTGTTCGGGCTCATTGTCTCCATTTTGAAAAACCGGGAAGAAGCTGAAGATTGCCTGCAGGAAGTCTTTACCCAGGCATGGGAGAAGGCCGATCAATTTGATGCCTCGAGAGGAAAAGTGTATACATTCTTAGTAACAATGGCACGCAACAAGGCAATTGACAGAACCCGTTCAAGAGCGTACAAAGATTCAGAAAAAGAAGATCACATTATCAACGATTTTACGTTAACGCTTGAGGGTGAGTTCAACAATCCACATGAGCAGATGGAACTTACGGAACGTGCAAAAATAGTGCGCAGTGCACTCAATCAGCTAAGTGAAAAAGAACGAAAAGTATTGTATGTCTCCTATTTTAATGGGATGAGCCAGTCTGAAATATCAGATAAGCTGGACATTCCCCTTGGTACTGTTAAATACCGGATGCGCCAGGGAATGATAAAACTCCGCGACATGCTTGTACCCGACGATCAACAATGA
- a CDS encoding enoyl-ACP reductase, giving the protein MSEEKGYGLLKGKKGIIFGALDERSIAWRIALACKREGADFVLSNAPIALRLGALDELGDKTNSKILPCDVSKEEDVETLMNDTKEELGSVDFILHAIGMSPNIRKKIEYKDLNYEWFNQTLDISAISLHKILHYADKTGLLNDGGSVVALTYIGAHRIFSKYSDMNDAKALLESIARNYGSRLAERGIRVNTISQAPTKTSAGTGIKGFDGMFTFADKIAPLGNPSADECADYCVTLFSDLTRKVTMQNLYHDGGFVTSGISEEMIDGLVKLYAEDDE; this is encoded by the coding sequence ATGTCTGAAGAAAAAGGATACGGATTACTAAAAGGGAAGAAAGGAATTATTTTTGGAGCTCTTGACGAACGAAGTATTGCATGGAGAATTGCGTTAGCTTGTAAGCGTGAGGGAGCAGATTTCGTTTTGTCAAACGCACCCATTGCTTTGCGCCTTGGTGCGCTTGATGAACTGGGTGACAAAACAAATTCCAAAATTTTGCCTTGTGATGTAAGCAAAGAGGAAGATGTAGAAACCCTGATGAACGACACGAAGGAAGAGTTGGGTAGTGTGGATTTTATTCTGCACGCCATTGGCATGTCACCCAATATCCGAAAGAAAATAGAGTATAAAGACCTGAACTATGAATGGTTCAATCAAACATTGGATATTTCGGCAATATCGCTCCATAAGATTCTACATTATGCAGATAAAACCGGCCTGTTGAACGACGGGGGCAGTGTGGTTGCCCTCACCTATATTGGGGCGCATCGCATTTTTTCAAAATATTCTGATATGAATGATGCCAAGGCTCTTCTTGAAAGTATCGCCAGGAATTACGGAAGCCGTCTTGCGGAGCGTGGAATTCGGGTGAATACCATTTCCCAGGCACCAACGAAAACATCCGCCGGTACCGGAATTAAAGGATTTGACGGCATGTTCACCTTTGCCGATAAAATTGCACCGCTTGGAAATCCCAGTGCGGATGAATGCGCAGACTACTGCGTAACTCTCTTTTCCGATCTGACCCGTAAAGTAACGATGCAAAATCTCTATCACGATGGTGGTTTTGTAACTTCAGGCATTTCCGAAGAGATGATTGACGGGCTTGTGAAGCTTTATGCGGAAGATGATGAATAA
- the ruvC gene encoding crossover junction endodeoxyribonuclease RuvC, with amino-acid sequence MAKKILGIDPGSRATGYAVLVQENTSYSVEVCDVLRMANMDSHNDRLQYIFDEITKLIKKHNPDECAVETPVYGVDPLAMLKLGRAQAAAILAITNQGLLVAEYYPKMVKKAITGNGNASKQQVAFMLDKMVKMPEGKLSQDATDALSVAWCHFTHADRNSAQTGSKKMHQNNSKSSWAQFVQDNPDRVK; translated from the coding sequence ATGGCTAAAAAAATTCTCGGTATCGATCCCGGTTCCCGAGCAACGGGTTATGCTGTGCTTGTTCAGGAGAATACATCCTATTCGGTTGAGGTTTGTGATGTCCTCCGGATGGCTAACATGGATAGTCATAATGACCGGCTTCAATACATCTTTGATGAAATCACGAAGCTGATCAAAAAACATAATCCGGATGAATGTGCTGTAGAAACACCGGTTTACGGAGTTGATCCGCTGGCAATGTTAAAACTCGGACGGGCACAAGCCGCCGCAATTTTGGCGATTACCAACCAGGGACTACTGGTGGCAGAGTACTATCCCAAAATGGTGAAGAAAGCCATTACCGGGAATGGAAATGCCAGCAAACAGCAGGTTGCATTTATGCTGGACAAAATGGTGAAGATGCCGGAAGGAAAATTATCGCAGGATGCCACGGATGCTCTTTCAGTAGCGTGGTGCCATTTTACCCATGCCGACAGGAATTCTGCTCAAACGGGATCAAAAAAGATGCACCAAAACAACAGTAAATCCAGTTGGGCACAATTTGTGCAGGATAATCCTGACCGGGTGAAATAA
- the ruvA gene encoding Holliday junction branch migration protein RuvA, with amino-acid sequence MIAYLNGILQQKTEDECIIDVNGVGYRVEISTQTLETLPESGEKLKLLIYHHITDNDQRLFGFASNKEKNLFERLITVKGIGPKLGLTTLSGMPAPALMEAIVTQDIKALSTISGIGKKTAERMVLELKDKLFDESQPSVVSGSTETRSKREEATSALEALGFSKNKAVKTVNQISGKNPKATVSQIVKEALATLK; translated from the coding sequence ATGATCGCTTATCTTAACGGAATACTTCAACAGAAAACAGAAGATGAGTGTATCATTGATGTGAATGGAGTTGGATATCGTGTGGAGATATCAACTCAAACATTAGAAACGCTACCGGAATCGGGTGAAAAATTGAAGCTCCTGATTTACCATCACATTACTGATAATGATCAGCGGCTTTTTGGTTTTGCATCCAATAAAGAGAAGAATTTATTTGAGAGATTGATAACAGTAAAGGGAATCGGCCCAAAATTGGGATTAACAACTTTATCAGGAATGCCGGCACCGGCGCTGATGGAGGCCATTGTAACGCAGGATATTAAAGCTCTTTCTACAATTTCAGGAATTGGGAAGAAAACGGCAGAGAGAATGGTTTTGGAATTGAAAGATAAGTTATTTGATGAATCTCAGCCCTCTGTTGTATCCGGTTCAACAGAAACCAGAAGTAAACGCGAAGAAGCAACTTCAGCCCTGGAAGCCCTGGGTTTTTCAAAGAATAAGGCGGTTAAAACGGTCAATCAAATTTCCGGCAAGAATCCTAAAGCTACAGTCTCACAAATAGTAAAAGAGGCATTGGCAACATTAAAATGA
- a CDS encoding response regulator transcription factor — protein MSKQTILVVDDEQDLLDLIEYNLRQEGYDVIKADNGKDGIQMAKEHMPDLVLLDIMMPQMDGIEVCDRMREDSTLSHIPIIFLTARSDEKTEIEGLNKGADDFITKPISTTKLVSRIKAVLRRFDETEEKVQKLSVHDLEIDKDRYIVTRGDEEFQLPRKEFELLYYLASKRGKVRDRQTLLNKVWGDNIYVVDRTVDVHVRKIREKLGDHYIETVKGVGYRFKE, from the coding sequence TTGTCTAAACAAACTATTCTTGTAGTCGACGATGAACAGGACCTGCTGGATCTTATTGAATACAATCTTCGTCAAGAGGGTTATGATGTTATAAAAGCCGATAACGGCAAAGATGGTATTCAAATGGCCAAAGAGCATATGCCCGACCTGGTGCTCCTCGATATCATGATGCCCCAAATGGATGGTATTGAAGTATGCGACAGAATGCGGGAGGACTCAACACTGTCGCACATTCCCATCATTTTTCTAACCGCCCGGAGTGATGAAAAAACGGAGATTGAAGGGCTCAACAAAGGTGCAGATGATTTTATCACAAAGCCAATCAGTACGACTAAACTGGTATCAAGAATTAAAGCTGTGCTGCGTCGTTTTGACGAAACGGAGGAGAAAGTACAGAAACTGAGTGTACACGATCTTGAAATTGATAAGGATCGATACATCGTAACTCGCGGCGATGAGGAGTTTCAGCTCCCCAGAAAGGAGTTCGAACTTCTTTATTACCTGGCCAGCAAAAGAGGGAAAGTACGCGACCGGCAAACGCTGCTCAATAAGGTTTGGGGAGATAATATCTATGTTGTGGATCGCACTGTGGATGTACACGTAAGAAAAATCAGAGAAAAACTCGGAGATCATTATATTGAGACTGTAAAAGGTGTCGGTTACAGGTTTAAAGAATGA
- a CDS encoding ATP-binding protein — protein MSSSDTKKRILSSISIRTAFPSALILASFVAVALYAITTISLIQIAGVSAGLFALSFLIVYLISARLHKQRIETLYKVVKNIPRKKFKDYDGEPEIVKDELDLLMQRSIRASDTVSKELTRLNKIENYRKEFIGDISHELKTPIFAIQGFIETLLNGAIHDENVNEVFLKKTMRNVNRLIYLTNDLMEISRLETGELKSNIKDLYLRDVVLDVVESLQYKAQKENIEIRVKDFDKNIQVRADRNQVKQVLINLIENGMKYNKPGGYVEIGVTDYKKNKNKLLLYVKDTGIGIEKEDLKRVTERFFRVDKSRSREKGGTGLGLAIVKHIVEAHGEKLFIDSSPEEGSTFSITLTQTNPVLV, from the coding sequence ATGAGCTCCTCTGATACAAAAAAAAGAATACTTTCCTCCATATCGATCAGAACGGCGTTTCCGTCAGCTCTGATTTTAGCTTCTTTTGTTGCTGTTGCTCTTTATGCAATTACTACTATTTCCCTTATACAGATTGCGGGCGTAAGTGCGGGCCTTTTTGCACTCAGTTTTTTGATTGTCTATTTGATTTCGGCTCGTCTGCACAAGCAACGAATTGAAACCCTTTATAAGGTCGTTAAGAATATTCCCCGAAAAAAGTTCAAAGATTATGACGGTGAGCCCGAAATTGTAAAAGATGAACTGGATCTGTTGATGCAGCGATCCATCCGTGCCAGCGATACCGTTAGCAAGGAGCTTACCCGCCTTAATAAAATTGAGAACTATAGGAAAGAGTTTATCGGGGATATTTCTCATGAACTGAAAACGCCTATTTTTGCAATACAGGGCTTTATCGAAACTCTGTTAAATGGGGCCATTCATGATGAAAACGTCAACGAAGTATTTCTGAAAAAAACGATGAGAAATGTGAATCGCCTCATATATCTCACGAATGATCTGATGGAAATTTCACGGCTGGAGACGGGAGAACTGAAATCAAATATTAAAGATCTGTATTTGAGGGATGTGGTTCTGGATGTGGTTGAGAGTCTTCAGTATAAAGCGCAGAAAGAGAACATAGAGATTCGGGTGAAAGATTTTGACAAAAACATCCAGGTGCGGGCGGATCGGAACCAGGTAAAGCAGGTGCTTATCAACCTGATTGAAAATGGGATGAAATACAACAAACCCGGCGGATATGTTGAGATTGGCGTGACTGATTATAAAAAGAATAAAAATAAGCTGCTTCTGTATGTGAAGGATACAGGAATCGGTATTGAGAAGGAGGACCTGAAACGGGTAACCGAACGATTTTTTCGGGTCGACAAATCACGATCCCGGGAAAAGGGTGGAACCGGTCTTGGGCTTGCTATCGTAAAACACATTGTGGAAGCGCATGGAGAAAAACTTTTCATAGATAGTTCGCCTGAAGAGGGCTCGACCTTCAGTATTACATTGACGCAGACAAATCCCGTTTTGGTTTGA
- a CDS encoding mannose-1-phosphate guanylyltransferase — MVYAVIMAGGAGTRFWPKSRESNPKQFLNLFGETSMIQKTVERLDGFVDGEQVVVVTNQDYVSLVQSQLSSVEPIHIIGEPVARNTAPCIASAAALLNKKDPESVMIVLPADHVIGKPEEFKRVLNTAVETAKTQDSLVTIGIKPNRPETGYGYIHRSEETVVEGFSHPVYRVQKFTEKPNIEKATEFFESGDYLWNSGIFIWKTSTILEAFKNHLPEIFTQAEKLKESDFTKEDVREFYESCPSISIDYGIMEKADKVHVIPGDFDWNDVGSWTAVHELSDKDSEENATVKGKTLYVNSSGNYVSTNGKKLVAFAGVDNVALVETDDAILVVNLDQAQDVKEVVEELKKDEEMRKYL; from the coding sequence ATGGTATATGCAGTTATTATGGCGGGAGGAGCGGGAACGCGCTTTTGGCCGAAAAGCAGGGAGTCGAATCCTAAACAATTTTTAAATCTCTTTGGTGAGACATCTATGATCCAGAAAACCGTCGAAAGGTTGGATGGATTTGTGGATGGGGAACAGGTAGTGGTGGTTACCAATCAGGATTATGTTTCACTTGTCCAGAGTCAGCTTTCTTCCGTTGAACCGATTCACATTATCGGTGAACCGGTGGCCCGAAATACAGCTCCTTGTATCGCTTCTGCAGCGGCGTTATTGAATAAAAAAGATCCTGAATCCGTAATGATTGTACTTCCTGCTGATCATGTTATTGGTAAACCGGAAGAGTTCAAGAGAGTTCTAAATACGGCTGTTGAGACGGCAAAAACTCAAGATAGCCTGGTTACAATTGGCATCAAACCAAACCGCCCGGAAACTGGATATGGCTATATTCATCGTTCGGAGGAGACTGTAGTAGAGGGGTTTTCACATCCTGTGTACCGGGTTCAAAAATTTACCGAGAAACCGAATATCGAGAAAGCAACAGAGTTTTTTGAATCCGGTGATTACCTGTGGAACAGTGGAATTTTTATCTGGAAGACGAGTACTATTTTAGAAGCATTTAAAAATCATCTCCCGGAGATTTTTACTCAAGCAGAAAAGCTGAAAGAATCAGATTTTACGAAAGAAGATGTCCGAGAATTTTATGAATCCTGCCCGTCGATCTCTATCGATTATGGAATCATGGAAAAGGCCGACAAAGTTCACGTAATTCCGGGCGACTTTGACTGGAATGACGTGGGAAGCTGGACAGCTGTCCATGAGCTGTCAGATAAAGATTCGGAAGAAAATGCTACTGTGAAGGGAAAAACATTATATGTAAACTCATCCGGAAACTATGTGTCCACAAATGGCAAAAAACTGGTCGCTTTTGCCGGTGTGGATAATGTAGCCCTCGTAGAAACGGATGACGCTATCCTGGTTGTAAACCTGGATCAAGCCCAGGATGTAAAAGAGGTAGTGGAAGAGTTGAAGAAAGACGAAGAGATGAGGAAGTATCTTTGA
- a CDS encoding MBL fold metallo-hydrolase, translating to MKCTFLGTGTSMGVPVAGGFGREKIGNDPRNQRTRCSVWLQTEESSVVIDVGPEFRIQTIRSNIRQIDLVLITHEHMDHIAGLDDLRSFNYAQQAPIPLLSSQQVIDSIKMRFNYMFGENKYPGSTSLDLDLIDNTESFKDLTITPLPYNHGHIDVLGYRVNDFSYMTDVKEIPDSTKEKIKGSKVLVLSGLRWGPEHPTHLTIPEAVEIANEIGAPKTYLIHMNSYVNHADSNKKLPEHVRLAYDQLEIEI from the coding sequence ATGAAATGTACATTTCTTGGAACCGGTACATCCATGGGAGTTCCTGTAGCCGGCGGATTTGGACGCGAAAAGATTGGAAATGATCCAAGAAATCAACGTACACGCTGTTCGGTGTGGTTGCAAACAGAAGAATCTTCAGTTGTGATTGATGTAGGACCGGAGTTCCGCATTCAAACAATTCGATCCAATATAAGGCAGATTGATCTCGTGCTGATTACTCACGAGCATATGGATCACATTGCGGGCCTGGATGATCTTCGATCTTTTAACTACGCACAACAAGCCCCGATACCGCTTCTAAGTTCTCAGCAAGTTATTGATTCCATAAAAATGCGTTTTAATTACATGTTTGGCGAGAATAAATACCCCGGTTCAACATCTCTGGATTTGGATCTGATTGACAACACGGAATCGTTCAAAGATCTCACCATCACTCCCCTTCCCTACAATCATGGGCATATTGACGTTCTTGGATACCGTGTTAATGATTTTTCATACATGACAGATGTAAAAGAGATACCCGATTCCACGAAGGAAAAAATCAAGGGAAGCAAAGTTCTCGTATTGAGCGGATTGAGATGGGGTCCCGAGCATCCAACTCATCTCACAATCCCTGAAGCTGTTGAAATTGCAAATGAGATTGGCGCTCCAAAAACATACTTAATACATATGAATTCATACGTCAATCACGCGGACAGTAATAAAAAACTACCTGAACATGTTCGATTAGCCTATGATCAGCTTGAGATTGAGATTTGA
- a CDS encoding glutathione peroxidase, translating into MTLTERTETVYQYELNSIDGENISLSDYEGDLLLIVNTASECGFTPQYEGLQELYETYSDQGFKILGFPANNFGGQEPGSDEEIARFCQANYGVTFPMFSKISVKGEDQHPLFAYLTDAKNPDFTGEISWNFEKFLVDRNGNVVRRFKSKVEPMSEELTSAISNNL; encoded by the coding sequence ATGACATTAACTGAACGAACAGAAACAGTATACCAATATGAATTAAATTCAATTGATGGCGAAAACATTTCGCTGTCTGATTACGAGGGCGATCTCTTGCTGATTGTAAATACAGCCTCGGAGTGTGGATTCACACCCCAGTATGAAGGGCTGCAGGAGTTGTACGAAACATATTCCGACCAAGGTTTTAAAATACTGGGTTTCCCGGCAAATAATTTTGGCGGACAGGAACCCGGCTCAGATGAAGAAATTGCCCGGTTCTGCCAAGCCAATTATGGGGTTACATTCCCAATGTTTTCTAAGATCTCTGTGAAGGGTGAGGATCAACACCCGCTGTTTGCGTACCTGACCGATGCAAAAAATCCTGATTTTACAGGAGAGATTTCGTGGAATTTTGAAAAATTTTTGGTTGATCGGAACGGAAATGTAGTGAGAAGATTTAAGAGTAAAGTAGAACCAATGAGTGAAGAGTTAACAAGCGCTATCTCAAATAATTTGTAA
- a CDS encoding GIY-YIG nuclease family protein, producing the protein MHYLYILYSKEIDQYYTGQTKNVEKRVRKHNKGHSVATKRGVPWKLKKAVEFETKTEAIQAENWIKKMKSRRIIEQVIGDEIDLKEIING; encoded by the coding sequence ATGCACTATCTGTACATTTTATACAGCAAAGAGATCGATCAATATTACACGGGCCAAACAAAGAACGTGGAAAAGAGAGTTAGAAAGCATAATAAAGGTCATTCTGTTGCAACGAAACGTGGAGTTCCCTGGAAATTAAAGAAAGCAGTAGAGTTTGAAACCAAAACTGAAGCTATACAAGCTGAGAACTGGATTAAGAAAATGAAAAGTAGAAGGATAATTGAACAAGTTATTGGTGATGAGATTGATTTAAAAGAAATTATCAATGGGTAG
- a CDS encoding class I SAM-dependent DNA methyltransferase, which translates to MLINSFIRNSTIQPCSQANYETKSIKSGKRFWTAGISNPLTVIEQLTYLLFIKGLDDQQLREEKKAERTGEPIENPTFGPDDEHLRWHNLKQLDPETLFERIRDEVFPFIKELGGKNGSTFRKHMEDAMFLFPKPSTLARVVELLDQMELRNRDTKGDMYEYMLSKLSVAGQNGQFRTPRHIINMMVELMQPKPLEDVADLACGTAGFLVAVGEYMRNNHAKAMVDDKARKHFQTEMFTGYDFDHSMLRIGNMNMVMHGFDGATIDYKDSLSSESGELREQFDLVLANPPFKGSLDYDSVASDLLQTVKTKKTELLFIALFLRALKVGGRAAVVVPDGVLFGSSKAHREIRRILVEEQQLNAVISMPSGVFKPYAGVSTAVIIFTKTNSGGTENVWFYDMKADGYSLDDKRDKIEDNDIPDIIERYHNLVRGSRAASEPTKASWYPKRRL; encoded by the coding sequence ATGCTGATCAATTCATTCATTCGTAACTCAACAATCCAACCATGCTCACAGGCGAACTACGAAACAAAGTCGATAAAATCTGGGAAACGCTTCTGGACGGCGGGGATTTCCAATCCGTTAACGGTCATCGAGCAGCTGACCTACCTGCTGTTCATCAAAGGGCTGGATGACCAGCAACTGCGGGAGGAGAAGAAAGCCGAACGAACCGGGGAACCGATTGAAAATCCGACGTTCGGGCCGGACGATGAACACCTCCGCTGGCACAACCTGAAACAACTGGACCCGGAGACTCTGTTTGAACGAATACGCGATGAGGTGTTTCCTTTCATCAAAGAGCTGGGCGGGAAGAACGGCAGCACGTTTCGGAAGCATATGGAAGATGCCATGTTCCTGTTTCCGAAGCCGTCAACCCTGGCGCGGGTGGTGGAGCTGCTGGACCAGATGGAGTTGCGGAACCGCGACACCAAAGGAGATATGTACGAATATATGCTTTCCAAGCTGAGTGTGGCGGGACAGAACGGGCAGTTCCGAACGCCGCGGCATATCATCAATATGATGGTGGAGCTGATGCAGCCCAAACCGCTGGAGGATGTGGCTGACCTGGCTTGCGGTACGGCCGGATTTTTGGTGGCTGTTGGTGAGTATATGCGAAACAACCACGCGAAAGCGATGGTGGATGACAAAGCTCGAAAACATTTCCAAACCGAGATGTTTACCGGCTACGATTTTGACCACTCCATGCTTCGCATCGGGAATATGAATATGGTGATGCACGGTTTTGACGGGGCCACGATTGATTACAAGGATTCCCTCTCCAGCGAAAGTGGAGAATTGCGCGAGCAGTTTGATTTAGTCCTTGCCAATCCGCCGTTTAAGGGAAGCCTCGATTATGACAGCGTGGCCAGCGACCTGCTGCAAACGGTAAAGACCAAGAAAACCGAACTGCTGTTCATTGCGCTGTTTTTGCGGGCGCTGAAAGTGGGCGGACGCGCAGCCGTGGTGGTGCCGGACGGCGTTCTGTTCGGAAGCTCCAAAGCGCACAGGGAGATCCGGCGCATTTTGGTGGAAGAGCAGCAGCTCAACGCGGTGATCTCCATGCCGAGCGGTGTGTTTAAACCGTATGCCGGAGTGAGCACGGCGGTGATTATCTTCACCAAAACCAATTCGGGCGGCACGGAAAACGTCTGGTTTTACGATATGAAAGCCGACGGCTACTCGCTGGATGACAAGCGCGACAAGATTGAGGATAACGACATTCCCGACATCATTGAACGCTACCACAACCTGGTACGAGGAAGCCGAGCCGCAAGCGAACCGACAAAAGCTTCCTGGTACCCAAAGAGGAGATTGTAA
- a CDS encoding DUF433 domain-containing protein, producing MVDPHHSFGQPVIKGTNTTVETIYSMLNAGESPEFIATVYEIDQKEVEDVRLFMKRMAA from the coding sequence GTGGTCGATCCGCATCACAGCTTTGGTCAGCCGGTTATCAAAGGGACAAATACTACAGTTGAAACCATTTACAGTATGCTGAATGCCGGTGAATCACCGGAGTTCATCGCAACGGTGTACGAAATTGATCAAAAAGAAGTAGAAGACGTCCGTTTGTTTATGAAGCGAATGGCTGCATGA